One genomic window of Pseudalkalibacillus berkeleyi includes the following:
- the guaA gene encoding glutamine-hydrolyzing GMP synthase, whose protein sequence is MHATEETIIVLDFGGQYNQLITRRIRDLGVYSELHSHKITAEEIKALNPTGIIFSGGPNSAYAPDSPQCDERIFELGIPILGICYGMQLMTHHFGGKVEKANHREYGKATIAIREANDLYKDLPEEQTVWMSHGDLVVAPPEDFQTDVTSPSCPVAGMSDPSRNLYGVQFHPEVRHSEYGNELLKNFVMNICKCEAAWSMENFIEEEVEKVRNIVGDQKVLCALSGGVDSSVVAALIHKAIGDQLVCMFVDHGLLREGEADSVMKTFGESFNMNLIKIDAKDRFLSKLEGVSDPEQKRKIIGNEFIYVFDEEAAKLEGINYLAQGTLYTDIIESGTDTAQTIKSHHNVGGLPEDMQFELIEPLNALFKDEVRKVGTELGLPDEIVWRQPFPGPGLGIRVLGEVTEEKLKIVRESDFILREEIKKAGLDRDIWQYFTALPNMRSVGVMGDARTYDYTVGIRAVTSIDGMTSDWARIPWDVLEKISTRIVNEVDHVNRIVYDITSKPPSTIEWE, encoded by the coding sequence ATGCATGCAACTGAAGAAACGATTATCGTACTTGACTTTGGTGGTCAATACAATCAACTAATTACGAGGAGAATTCGTGACCTTGGTGTATATAGTGAGCTCCATTCACATAAGATTACAGCCGAGGAAATTAAGGCGCTTAATCCGACAGGGATTATCTTTTCAGGAGGGCCGAACAGCGCTTATGCACCAGACTCTCCACAATGTGATGAGCGGATCTTTGAATTAGGCATTCCAATCCTAGGTATCTGTTATGGAATGCAGTTAATGACGCATCACTTTGGTGGCAAGGTTGAGAAAGCGAATCATCGTGAGTATGGAAAAGCAACAATCGCAATCCGAGAAGCCAACGATCTATACAAGGACCTTCCTGAAGAGCAAACGGTTTGGATGAGTCATGGTGACCTAGTCGTAGCTCCACCTGAAGATTTTCAAACAGATGTGACAAGTCCTTCTTGTCCAGTTGCAGGTATGAGTGATCCATCTCGCAACCTATACGGTGTTCAATTTCACCCAGAAGTAAGACATAGTGAATATGGAAATGAACTACTAAAGAATTTTGTCATGAACATTTGTAAGTGTGAAGCGGCTTGGTCGATGGAAAACTTTATTGAAGAAGAGGTTGAAAAAGTACGAAACATCGTTGGAGATCAGAAAGTACTTTGTGCCTTAAGTGGCGGAGTAGACTCTTCAGTCGTTGCGGCACTGATTCATAAAGCTATTGGAGATCAACTTGTTTGTATGTTCGTCGATCATGGACTCCTTCGTGAAGGTGAAGCGGATAGCGTTATGAAGACGTTCGGTGAATCCTTTAACATGAACTTGATCAAGATCGATGCAAAAGATCGTTTCTTAAGTAAGCTTGAAGGCGTATCAGATCCTGAGCAGAAGCGGAAGATCATCGGTAACGAATTCATTTATGTATTTGATGAAGAAGCGGCAAAGCTTGAAGGCATTAATTATCTTGCCCAAGGTACGCTTTATACAGATATTATCGAGAGTGGTACCGATACTGCTCAAACGATTAAATCACACCATAACGTCGGTGGATTACCAGAGGATATGCAATTTGAATTGATTGAGCCTCTCAATGCACTCTTTAAGGACGAGGTTCGAAAAGTCGGTACAGAGCTAGGATTGCCTGATGAAATCGTTTGGCGTCAGCCGTTCCCTGGACCAGGACTTGGCATTCGAGTGCTTGGTGAAGTGACGGAAGAAAAGCTGAAAATCGTCCGTGAATCAGATTTCATTTTGCGTGAAGAGATTAAGAAAGCTGGTCTTGATCGCGACATTTGGCAATACTTCACTGCTCTACCGAACATGAGAAGTGTAGGGGTAATGGGAGACGCAAGAACGTATGACTACACAGTTGGAATCCGTGCTGTTACGTCCATTGATGGCATGACATCGGATTGGGCGCGTATCCCTTGGGATGTACTAGAGAAAATTTCGACAAGAATTGTGAATGAGGTCGATCATGTCAACCGAATCGTGTATGACATCACATCTAAGCCGCCGTCCACGATCGAGTGGGAATAA
- a CDS encoding NCS2 family permease — MDRFFGFKEHGTSYRKEFIAGLTTFLSMAYILFVNPAILGDAGMDKGAVFVATALAAAVGTLIMGVLANYPIALAPGMGLNAFFTYSVVMVMGIPWQTALAGVLVSGLVFIVITLLKIRETIINAIPQELKYAAASGIGLFIAFIGLQNAGIVENNDSTLVQLGDLTNGSTLLAVFGLVTIVIFMVRGVKGGIFYGMVLTAIVGMVFKLIPLPSGVVGAVPSLEPTFGVAISYLDQISTIDMLVVVLTFLFVDFFDTAGTLMAVATQGGLMKENKLPRAGRALLADSSATVIGSVLGTSTTTAYIESSSGVAAGGRTGFTSVVTAGFFLLALLFSPLLGVITPAVTAPVLIIVGVLMVGVLGKIEWHRFEIAAPAFLTIIAMPLTYSIATGIALGFILYPLTMIVKGEGKKVHPIMYAMFFIFILYFVFLA; from the coding sequence ATGGATCGATTTTTTGGATTTAAGGAACATGGGACGAGCTATCGTAAAGAATTTATAGCAGGATTAACAACTTTCTTATCAATGGCTTATATTTTATTTGTTAACCCGGCGATCTTAGGTGACGCGGGTATGGATAAAGGGGCAGTGTTTGTTGCGACTGCCCTTGCTGCTGCAGTAGGGACACTGATTATGGGTGTACTCGCAAACTATCCGATTGCACTAGCACCAGGTATGGGACTTAATGCATTTTTCACCTATTCAGTCGTCATGGTTATGGGGATTCCTTGGCAGACCGCATTAGCCGGCGTTCTCGTCTCTGGACTTGTTTTTATCGTTATTACATTATTGAAAATCAGAGAAACAATTATTAATGCAATCCCACAAGAATTGAAATACGCTGCAGCTAGTGGTATTGGACTTTTCATCGCATTTATCGGCCTACAAAATGCTGGTATTGTAGAAAACAATGATTCTACACTCGTCCAGCTTGGTGATTTAACAAATGGCTCAACTTTACTTGCAGTGTTCGGACTGGTCACCATCGTCATCTTCATGGTTAGAGGTGTGAAGGGCGGTATTTTTTACGGGATGGTGCTCACAGCCATTGTCGGAATGGTGTTCAAGCTGATTCCTCTACCTTCTGGTGTTGTTGGGGCTGTTCCGAGCTTAGAACCAACTTTCGGTGTTGCAATCTCTTATTTAGACCAAATTTCGACCATCGATATGCTTGTCGTCGTCCTTACTTTCTTATTCGTCGACTTTTTTGATACAGCAGGTACGTTGATGGCAGTTGCTACCCAAGGAGGTCTGATGAAAGAGAACAAATTACCTAGAGCAGGCCGCGCTTTACTTGCAGATTCATCAGCAACAGTGATCGGTTCTGTTCTTGGAACATCGACAACCACAGCGTATATTGAATCCTCTTCGGGTGTCGCAGCTGGTGGTCGAACAGGATTTACATCGGTTGTAACAGCAGGGTTCTTCCTGCTCGCATTACTTTTCTCACCATTACTAGGTGTCATTACACCAGCTGTAACCGCACCCGTCCTTATTATCGTTGGGGTACTAATGGTAGGGGTACTAGGTAAAATTGAGTGGCATCGCTTCGAAATTGCAGCACCTGCATTCCTCACGATCATCGCCATGCCATTGACCTATAGTATCGCAACAGGAATTGCACTCGGATTCATTCTTTATCCACTCACCATGATCGTGAAAGGTGAAGGCAAAAAGGTCCACCCAATCATGTACGCCATGTTCTTCATCTTCATACTATACTTCGTGTTTTTGGCTTAG
- the cpaB gene encoding Flp pilus assembly protein CpaB → MIDAKRKAFIFLTLAFILAVVAAGFIINQIQMAQDSLGETVKVAAADTDIQSYTSINESDIEWVEMPMTAQVDSFIKKSDDMKDSITIVNLKEGDLVTKSVVRKKIDIPADHRVVWLNPSENVLVDQGVAEGDLVDVISVLKNKEGVTTERLLQNIKVVQFEEKKEGPPAIKVSLSVTDAEKLIYTQNAAKQIRVLRVNQVTKSSESKKPEQKSEEPKESEGNPPKQKDKEKKSEDAQKNNQ, encoded by the coding sequence ATGATCGATGCCAAACGAAAAGCATTTATATTTTTAACCTTGGCTTTTATTTTAGCTGTTGTGGCAGCGGGGTTTATTATCAATCAAATACAAATGGCGCAAGATTCATTAGGAGAGACAGTTAAAGTGGCTGCAGCAGATACAGATATTCAATCGTACACCTCAATTAACGAGAGTGACATTGAATGGGTTGAGATGCCAATGACTGCTCAGGTAGATTCTTTTATTAAGAAATCTGACGATATGAAGGATTCTATTACAATTGTCAATTTGAAAGAAGGAGACCTCGTTACTAAGAGTGTTGTCCGTAAAAAAATAGATATACCCGCGGATCACCGTGTGGTTTGGTTGAACCCAAGTGAAAACGTATTAGTAGACCAAGGAGTAGCAGAAGGAGATCTCGTCGATGTCATTTCTGTTTTAAAGAATAAAGAAGGTGTTACGACAGAACGTCTCCTTCAAAACATAAAAGTCGTACAGTTTGAAGAAAAGAAAGAAGGACCACCTGCGATAAAGGTTTCTTTATCTGTTACAGATGCTGAAAAGTTAATTTATACACAGAATGCCGCTAAACAAATTCGAGTCCTGAGAGTCAATCAAGTTACGAAAAGTAGCGAATCCAAAAAACCTGAACAAAAGAGTGAGGAACCCAAGGAATCAGAGGGGAACCCTCCTAAGCAAAAGGATAAAGAAAAGAAAAGTGAAGATGCTCAAAAAAACAATCAGTAA
- a CDS encoding AAA family ATPase: MSQMKAIIITENETIQHSLIEILEAHEIEAEVNIEWKRSFAQANYTFYFIDYKSLKMIEEFTAPASSFIIGMSSERSFDEGRAWMRAGAYDVVVYPDEQSRLNDIISSVKGKVEKQKESFGDTTFGGGQVNAFYSAKGGSGKTLMASMIAQSLQIHHDKRVILIDLSAQFGGLETVYGVKDSRSYLDLQPVMQELSLNHIENVATKDEETGNYILLGPANPAKAEETSEELITKIIRTCRAHFDHVILDLPTAINTISFAGLNEATKIHYILNPDSLSLRSYKHANALFERFQLGNRGSLSILLNRVHPKSELGQKDVSKLIGKEIDASIRSDYFALQPYLNLGDSFYKKEKDKGQFKPAKDVRSYVEKVLL; encoded by the coding sequence ATGAGCCAAATGAAAGCAATAATCATTACTGAAAACGAGACAATACAACATTCTCTAATAGAAATCCTAGAGGCTCATGAAATTGAAGCTGAAGTGAATATCGAATGGAAACGTTCATTTGCTCAAGCAAACTATACATTTTATTTCATAGACTATAAATCGTTAAAAATGATAGAAGAATTTACAGCACCCGCTTCAAGTTTCATCATAGGCATGAGTTCTGAACGGTCATTTGATGAAGGAAGAGCCTGGATGAGGGCTGGGGCGTATGATGTTGTCGTTTACCCTGATGAGCAATCGCGCCTAAATGACATCATCTCTTCTGTAAAAGGGAAGGTGGAAAAGCAAAAAGAGAGCTTTGGAGATACAACCTTTGGCGGCGGACAGGTTAATGCCTTCTACAGTGCAAAGGGTGGAAGCGGTAAGACGCTTATGGCTTCTATGATTGCACAATCTTTGCAAATTCATCACGACAAACGGGTTATTTTAATAGATTTAAGTGCACAATTTGGCGGACTAGAAACCGTGTATGGTGTCAAAGATAGTCGTTCGTATTTGGATCTACAACCAGTTATGCAAGAACTATCCCTCAACCATATTGAAAATGTAGCGACAAAGGATGAGGAGACCGGGAACTATATTTTGTTGGGCCCGGCAAACCCAGCTAAGGCGGAAGAAACTTCAGAGGAATTGATCACGAAGATCATTCGGACATGTCGTGCACATTTCGATCACGTCATTTTAGATTTACCGACAGCGATCAACACGATTAGCTTTGCAGGATTAAACGAGGCAACCAAAATCCATTACATCTTAAACCCAGATAGTCTATCTTTAAGAAGCTATAAGCATGCAAATGCATTGTTTGAAAGATTTCAACTAGGAAATCGAGGCAGTTTATCTATTTTATTAAACCGTGTTCACCCTAAGAGTGAATTAGGTCAAAAGGATGTTTCGAAATTAATTGGAAAAGAAATTGACGCAAGTATTCGCTCAGACTACTTTGCTCTGCAACCTTACTTAAATTTAGGTGACAGCTTCTATAAGAAGGAAAAGGATAAAGGACAATTTAAACCTGCTAAAGATGTTCGTTCTTATGTAGAAAAAGTGTTGTTATAA
- a CDS encoding CpaF family protein, whose product MESEQQDSWVRHYKSRLIKESNLESITTLPPQERKQTIERLVKQMIEEEKVIIPQHEMDQIIRQIINESVGYGPLEALLQDDSITEIMVNGPREVYIERKGKLERTEIQFKDHQHIRHIIDRIIAPLGRRIDESSPMVDARLLDGSRVNAVIPPITLDGPSISIRKFNKTPFTMEDLMQFDSFTNRMGEFLKAVVQAKLNVLVSGGTGSGKTTLLNVLSDSIPKGERIVTIEDMAELRFTYDNLVRMEARPSNMEGKGEVTIRQLVKNALRMRPDRIIVGEVRSSEAIDMLQAMNTGHEGSLTTVHANSPKDALGRLEAMVIMSGLSLTVDVIRGYFVGALDLIIQTSRQTDGKRKVVSIAEVYEESGEIVIKDIFRFVRTGVDTNGNVKGHFEATGYVPKAYERFKAHGIQVPDLMFEEGVLE is encoded by the coding sequence GTGGAGTCTGAACAACAGGATTCTTGGGTCAGGCATTATAAGAGTCGTTTAATTAAAGAATCTAATCTTGAATCAATTACGACTTTACCTCCTCAAGAACGAAAACAAACCATAGAACGTTTAGTGAAGCAGATGATTGAAGAAGAGAAGGTCATCATTCCTCAGCATGAAATGGATCAGATTATCCGCCAAATTATAAATGAATCTGTGGGGTATGGTCCTCTAGAAGCATTACTACAAGATGACTCCATTACTGAAATTATGGTTAATGGACCGAGAGAGGTATATATCGAGCGGAAAGGAAAGCTTGAACGGACAGAAATCCAGTTCAAAGATCATCAGCACATCCGTCATATCATTGATCGAATCATCGCGCCATTAGGACGAAGAATTGATGAGAGTTCACCGATGGTTGACGCTCGACTATTGGATGGTAGTCGTGTAAATGCTGTTATTCCACCTATTACGCTGGATGGTCCGTCTATATCGATACGGAAGTTTAATAAGACACCTTTTACAATGGAAGATTTAATGCAATTCGATTCCTTCACGAATCGGATGGGGGAATTTCTGAAGGCAGTGGTTCAGGCAAAACTCAATGTCCTAGTTTCAGGTGGAACAGGTAGTGGGAAGACGACATTGCTAAATGTCTTATCTGATTCCATTCCAAAGGGTGAACGGATCGTTACGATTGAAGATATGGCAGAATTGAGATTTACATACGATAACCTCGTCAGAATGGAAGCGAGACCTTCAAACATGGAGGGGAAAGGTGAAGTAACCATTCGCCAACTTGTAAAAAATGCTTTAAGGATGCGCCCTGATCGAATTATCGTAGGTGAGGTAAGAAGTTCGGAGGCGATAGATATGCTCCAAGCGATGAATACTGGGCATGAAGGCTCACTCACAACAGTCCATGCTAATTCACCAAAGGATGCTCTAGGGCGTCTGGAAGCAATGGTCATTATGTCTGGTTTATCGCTAACGGTTGATGTCATTCGAGGTTATTTTGTAGGTGCATTAGATTTGATTATCCAGACATCACGGCAAACTGATGGAAAGCGTAAGGTGGTCAGTATTGCTGAGGTATATGAGGAAAGTGGAGAGATCGTAATCAAGGACATTTTCCGATTTGTTCGTACAGGAGTAGATACAAATGGAAATGTAAAAGGTCACTTCGAGGCAACCGGGTATGTACCAAAAGCATATGAACGGTTTAAGGCGCATGGCATCCAAGTTCCTGATTTGATGTTTGAGGAAGGGGTGCTCGAATAA
- a CDS encoding type II secretion system F family protein → MLPWIFLSASFCAFILSAYYFKRMMTIKKTTSRAEEWFEDANQLERKSFVLLIGDRFDQSELSSDLKKKLVQANIQLQPSEYMGIYILTLTSLWFFNYFILGLYLFIGLTISYLITWLASKLYLSSRQNKRNESFNQQLPEICRMMANAVKAGQTIPQGIAMVGNEVKAPSGPEFKQMDQQLRLGDDLDEVMDRFRERVSSNEINIFVSTVLIQRRVGGNLAEILDLMAGTLEERARVYKEIQTVTAESKSIAYILVIMPLMMAVMMNLFIKGFLNVLFTTFGLILLAVFACMIGFAFILIKRITRIRV, encoded by the coding sequence ATGCTGCCGTGGATTTTCTTAAGTGCTTCCTTTTGTGCCTTTATTTTATCCGCTTATTACTTCAAGCGCATGATGACCATTAAGAAAACGACAAGCAGAGCTGAAGAATGGTTTGAGGATGCCAATCAGTTAGAGCGGAAGAGTTTTGTTCTATTAATTGGGGATCGCTTTGATCAATCTGAACTCTCAAGTGATCTGAAGAAAAAGTTGGTCCAGGCCAATATTCAATTACAGCCTTCCGAATACATGGGTATTTATATACTCACGCTGACATCATTATGGTTTTTTAACTATTTTATATTAGGGTTATATTTGTTTATCGGCTTAACGATTTCCTATTTGATTACTTGGCTAGCCTCCAAGCTTTATCTTAGTTCTAGGCAAAACAAGCGGAACGAAAGCTTTAATCAACAATTACCGGAAATTTGTCGGATGATGGCCAATGCCGTGAAAGCTGGACAAACGATACCACAAGGAATTGCGATGGTTGGAAATGAAGTAAAGGCGCCTTCTGGTCCTGAATTTAAACAGATGGATCAACAGCTCCGATTAGGAGATGACCTTGATGAAGTGATGGACAGATTTCGAGAGCGAGTTTCGAGCAATGAAATTAACATCTTCGTGAGTACAGTCCTGATACAAAGGCGTGTAGGTGGAAATTTAGCAGAAATTCTAGATTTGATGGCAGGAACACTTGAAGAACGTGCGCGAGTGTATAAGGAAATTCAAACCGTTACTGCAGAATCGAAATCAATTGCTTATATTTTGGTGATCATGCCACTCATGATGGCTGTGATGATGAACCTATTCATTAAAGGGTTTTTGAATGTCCTTTTTACGACTTTCGGATTGATACTGCTAGCCGTATTCGCTTGCATGATTGGATTTGCTTTCATACTTATTAAACGGATTACAAGGATAAGGGTGTAA
- a CDS encoding type II secretion system F family protein has product MSSQFSVYTVLLFSIILLLLLIGFVYVYLFIGKKQRLMSHVKISETQMRARLKFRERMAKPIIKAAEYAGPTGIKYPFFSDKEKDERLIVSAGNPMDLRLESFYGLRFVLGLSALLFTILYVFLGLPFGLMMMVLLPLGGFFGPNIWLWLKARERQEQISATMPDFLDTVSVTLQAGVSLDGALRQVTKQLSGPLSEEIDRFSREIELGVPRRTAYENLLNRNYSKELKMLVTSLIQGSSLGVPVSQTFKIQADDLRAMRGFKAKEKAAKASPQITLVTTFFVAPAVFFLIIGMLILNVIYNPSAFGLDSFF; this is encoded by the coding sequence ATGAGCTCACAATTCAGCGTTTATACAGTATTGCTGTTTAGCATAATTTTACTCTTATTATTAATTGGATTTGTATACGTTTATTTATTCATCGGGAAGAAACAACGGTTGATGTCCCATGTGAAAATATCTGAAACACAAATGAGAGCACGACTGAAATTCAGAGAAAGAATGGCTAAACCGATTATCAAGGCTGCAGAGTATGCGGGACCAACTGGGATTAAATATCCGTTTTTTTCGGACAAAGAGAAAGACGAAAGATTGATTGTCAGTGCTGGAAACCCCATGGACTTACGGCTAGAAAGCTTTTATGGATTAAGGTTTGTTTTAGGCCTGAGCGCATTGCTATTCACTATTCTTTATGTCTTTCTAGGTTTACCGTTCGGCCTTATGATGATGGTTCTTTTGCCTTTGGGTGGCTTCTTCGGGCCAAACATCTGGCTATGGTTAAAAGCTCGAGAACGACAAGAGCAAATTAGCGCGACGATGCCGGATTTTCTAGATACAGTAAGTGTAACGCTCCAAGCGGGTGTTAGTTTGGATGGTGCGCTTAGGCAAGTAACAAAACAATTATCTGGACCACTAAGTGAAGAGATTGATCGGTTTAGTAGAGAGATTGAGTTAGGTGTTCCGAGGCGAACGGCATATGAAAATCTACTGAATCGTAATTATTCTAAAGAACTGAAGATGCTCGTAACATCTTTAATTCAAGGTTCATCTCTAGGTGTGCCAGTTTCACAAACGTTTAAAATACAGGCGGATGATCTACGTGCGATGCGTGGCTTTAAGGCTAAAGAGAAGGCTGCAAAAGCAAGCCCGCAAATTACTCTTGTTACAACGTTCTTTGTAGCACCAGCTGTATTCTTCCTTATTATTGGTATGTTAATTTTGAATGTTATATATAATCCGAGTGCATTTGGTCTAGACTCCTTCTTCTAA
- a CDS encoding TadE/TadG family type IV pilus assembly protein, whose product MKPRKIVKNERGSQLIEFIAVFPMVILAMLFIWQMALVAYTVVITESAARDGARAAAVEGNAKEVAERSAGGLKLQSVTTNESAEEVTVIVVAKVPTVSIPFIGKINYTLDADATIPIEKEFES is encoded by the coding sequence ATGAAGCCGAGAAAAATCGTCAAAAATGAACGTGGTTCTCAGTTAATTGAGTTTATCGCGGTGTTTCCAATGGTCATATTAGCGATGCTGTTTATTTGGCAAATGGCCTTAGTTGCTTACACGGTTGTCATTACTGAATCTGCAGCCCGTGATGGTGCCCGTGCTGCGGCTGTAGAAGGAAATGCAAAAGAAGTAGCGGAACGATCAGCAGGTGGTCTGAAATTACAAAGTGTCACTACTAATGAATCTGCTGAAGAAGTTACCGTGATAGTAGTAGCTAAGGTTCCGACTGTATCCATTCCGTTCATCGGAAAAATTAACTACACATTGGATGCGGATGCTACCATACCGATTGAAAAAGAATTTGAGAGTTGA
- a CDS encoding CS domain-containing protein, producing MKKYLKNERGGGMLFIIVGMLLASIFISFMFFDFFNVYISKRVSQTSADAAALAAAKEAREVYEEEYTSMIKTELEGLRDLFDDEKAAGEEEEGEEGDPPPEEDSLLDSIIDEVNKSYKEATMPPNLRDWLEDPEVKVDPVEALKYFYDEDELSTVACSSVSNNMDRIRKAAEEYAKKNGADKNVMVKFDKKKFRIIVESEKKGTYVTAEDSLFDGIKADASATIKRPKKIDISCGGWWH from the coding sequence ATGAAAAAGTACTTAAAAAATGAACGTGGCGGCGGCATGTTATTCATAATTGTAGGAATGCTTCTTGCCTCCATTTTTATCAGTTTTATGTTCTTCGATTTCTTTAACGTATATATTTCCAAAAGAGTAAGTCAAACGAGTGCTGACGCAGCCGCTCTTGCAGCTGCAAAGGAAGCCAGAGAAGTATATGAGGAAGAATATACTTCCATGATTAAGACCGAACTAGAGGGCTTAAGAGATCTTTTTGACGACGAAAAAGCTGCAGGTGAAGAAGAAGAGGGGGAGGAAGGTGATCCTCCTCCAGAAGAAGATTCTTTACTTGATAGCATCATAGATGAAGTAAACAAATCATACAAAGAAGCAACGATGCCTCCCAATCTACGAGATTGGTTAGAAGATCCCGAGGTAAAGGTCGACCCTGTGGAGGCGTTGAAGTACTTTTATGATGAGGATGAACTTAGTACAGTGGCATGTTCATCTGTTTCAAACAATATGGATAGGATTCGAAAAGCAGCCGAAGAATACGCGAAGAAAAATGGCGCTGATAAAAACGTAATGGTCAAGTTCGACAAGAAAAAATTTAGGATCATCGTAGAATCTGAGAAGAAAGGTACTTATGTGACAGCAGAAGATTCGTTGTTTGATGGCATTAAAGCGGATGCTTCAGCTACAATCAAACGGCCCAAAAAAATTGATATTAGTTGTGGTGGATGGTGGCATTAA
- a CDS encoding vWA domain-containing protein, with translation MRRTYLISSIILLILVIAGCSNDQSGENTEKGEKPKEKQEKTFDYPEAPKDAQGIIEQGAGEITKVLIDDGVENIDETAMEQKFKKEINELPKDLTSDQLYDFIIAKGALPYDRAVKLYDDFDNTYTLGREKEEEEKPKNIVFLLDASGSMAGSVSGGIKMDLAKSALQQVTGHLEPSTKVALRVYGHKGSNADKDKKVSCNSSEVVYPLDKYNEGDFNSALSEFKPTGWTPIASSLNLAKEDFNNNASQNVKNIIYVISDGVETCDGDPVQAAKEIHDSDLNVTVNVIGFDVNQEGQNQLKHTAQAGGGEYRDVRSKKSLEDALFEMTNQIREDIKKDFDLVKEGISLNSWYVKQSNGLRKVKQKFQNYTSDENRVLDNLLFAIDDELDLKEDVYSDLSDLIMERSKVMDEYSQERYEKMKQELEESKDKAKAEIEKREQEAK, from the coding sequence ATGAGGAGAACTTATCTGATCTCGTCTATCATTCTATTAATACTAGTCATCGCCGGGTGTTCGAATGACCAAAGCGGTGAAAACACAGAAAAAGGCGAAAAGCCGAAAGAAAAACAGGAAAAGACGTTTGATTACCCTGAGGCTCCAAAAGATGCACAGGGGATTATTGAACAAGGTGCTGGAGAAATCACCAAGGTATTGATAGATGATGGCGTCGAAAACATAGACGAAACAGCCATGGAACAAAAGTTCAAAAAAGAAATTAATGAGCTACCAAAGGATCTCACGAGTGATCAACTATATGATTTTATCATTGCAAAAGGCGCACTCCCATATGATCGTGCTGTGAAATTATATGATGATTTTGACAACACTTATACATTGGGTAGGGAGAAAGAAGAGGAAGAAAAACCAAAGAATATTGTATTCCTATTAGATGCTAGTGGCAGTATGGCAGGTAGTGTATCTGGTGGTATTAAAATGGATCTAGCAAAATCTGCGCTTCAACAAGTAACGGGTCACCTTGAGCCCTCCACTAAAGTGGCACTAAGAGTGTATGGTCATAAAGGTAGTAATGCTGACAAAGATAAAAAAGTTTCTTGTAATAGTAGTGAAGTTGTTTATCCATTGGACAAATATAATGAGGGGGACTTTAATTCTGCACTCTCAGAATTTAAACCAACAGGTTGGACGCCAATTGCTTCTTCACTCAATCTAGCAAAAGAAGATTTTAACAATAACGCTAGCCAAAATGTAAAGAATATTATCTATGTCATAAGTGATGGTGTAGAAACGTGTGATGGGGACCCCGTTCAGGCAGCTAAAGAAATCCATGATTCTGATTTAAATGTCACTGTAAATGTAATTGGGTTTGACGTTAATCAGGAGGGGCAAAACCAATTGAAGCATACCGCACAAGCGGGTGGCGGAGAATATAGAGATGTTCGTTCAAAGAAAAGCTTAGAAGATGCGCTCTTTGAAATGACCAATCAAATTAGAGAAGACATTAAAAAAGACTTCGATCTAGTCAAGGAAGGAATATCACTTAACTCATGGTATGTAAAGCAATCGAATGGACTACGTAAGGTTAAACAAAAGTTTCAAAATTATACAAGTGACGAGAATCGAGTTTTGGATAACTTATTATTTGCAATTGACGATGAGCTAGACTTAAAGGAAGACGTTTATTCAGATCTTTCGGATTTAATTATGGAGCGTTCAAAAGTCATGGACGAATACAGCCAAGAACGATATGAAAAAATGAAACAAGAACTAGAAGAATCAAAGGATAAAGC